In Bradyrhizobium lablabi, one DNA window encodes the following:
- a CDS encoding amino acid ABC transporter permease — MIHDFGIVWSERSLLLSGLANTTILSTLSAVAALLLGSILTPALMSKQPLVSWTARTFVDGMRCVPFLLFAYIVYYGFPSFGVRLDNWTSGLAALTIYNAAYMAEILRGAWAAQPREPIEAGVAFGFPELRLFRRIILPPLLLSAGPVIGNQMIQIIKDSAFLTIIALPELTHAASSIQSRHYVPFAAFITAVFLYWGLCLVIEAGVSSIGRVAEARR; from the coding sequence ATGATACATGATTTCGGCATCGTCTGGAGCGAGCGCTCGCTGCTTCTCAGTGGGCTGGCCAACACCACGATCCTGTCCACGCTTTCGGCCGTCGCAGCGCTGTTGTTGGGCTCGATTTTGACGCCCGCGCTGATGTCAAAACAACCACTCGTCTCGTGGACGGCGCGCACCTTCGTCGACGGCATGCGATGCGTGCCTTTTCTGTTGTTTGCCTACATCGTTTACTACGGTTTCCCATCGTTTGGCGTCAGGCTGGATAACTGGACCTCGGGGCTTGCCGCCCTGACGATCTATAACGCCGCCTACATGGCCGAAATCCTGCGCGGGGCGTGGGCGGCGCAGCCGCGGGAGCCGATCGAGGCAGGCGTCGCATTTGGTTTTCCGGAGTTGCGGCTGTTCCGCCGCATCATTCTGCCGCCGCTGTTGCTGTCGGCGGGTCCCGTGATCGGCAATCAGATGATCCAGATCATCAAGGACAGCGCCTTCCTGACCATCATCGCGTTGCCGGAACTGACCCATGCCGCGAGCTCGATCCAGTCGCGGCACTACGTTCCGTTTGCGGCCTTTATTACGGCGGTGTTTCTGTATTGGGGCCTCTGCCTCGTGATCGAGGCAGGCGTAAGTTCGATCGGCCGCGTAGCCGAAGCACGGCGATAG
- a CDS encoding Rieske (2Fe-2S) protein, with translation MTTTPEGGEWVAICPLQRLADQTIVCVRFEAIDLLLVRHGDRIFACERACPHEQADLSWGRVADGRLFCPRHLASFDLQNGDVSVGWPSRSLRRYPVRTKDGQIWVDAAAVKSAAA, from the coding sequence ATGACCACGACGCCGGAAGGCGGGGAGTGGGTTGCGATCTGTCCGTTGCAACGTCTCGCGGATCAAACGATCGTCTGTGTGCGGTTTGAGGCCATTGATCTGTTGCTGGTTCGCCATGGCGATCGGATCTTTGCTTGCGAACGCGCATGTCCGCATGAACAGGCCGATCTGAGCTGGGGCCGTGTCGCCGACGGCCGCTTGTTTTGTCCGCGTCATCTTGCCTCGTTCGATCTTCAAAACGGTGATGTTTCCGTGGGATGGCCGAGCCGGTCGTTGCGGCGCTATCCGGTAAGGACCAAGGACGGGCAAATCTGGGTCGATGCCGCGGCAGTCAAATCCGCTGCGGCGTAG
- a CDS encoding efflux RND transporter permease subunit — translation MGIVRFALRFPHTFYVVAALILFLGFAAIRSMPTDIFPEINIPVVTVIWQYTGLTTPEMEQRVSTYSQYSISANVNGIKNMEAQTLNGLSIQKIFFQPDVNLDLAIAQIVSATNAIRALMPPGIQPPIVVQFNASSVPVLQLSLNSDSLNEQQLYDFGIYRVRQQLAPVHGVTLPTPAGGKYRQIMVDIDPDKLLSRGLTPLDIVNAVNTQNLTLPSGTAKIGDTQYTVRTNATPASINDLNMIPVKFANGATILLKDVAQVRDGSLVQQNVVRTDGHRSVLLSVIKNGNASTLAVVNGVKKALEATRAAAPAGLKITELFDQSIFVTNSVTGVLREGAIAAGLTALMILIFLGSWRSTLVVMISIPLAVLSSLVVLYFLGETLNTMTLGGLALAVGILVDDSTVTIENTHRLWTEEGMPLSEATLHGAAEIAVPTLVSTLAISCVFTSVVFLDGPARYLFTPLGLAVVFAMLASYGLSRTLTPITIGLLLKGERHHTEDGAPRGFFSRMTAAFDRGFDRLRDGYAKLLAMLLRRRLIVPIVAMLMLGLGAVMFLLVGRDFFPLIDGGQIQLHVRAPAGTRIESTEAVFQAVEDKIREIIPEKDRTLIVDNIGLPARSYNLAFADGSTIGVNDGVIQVALKEGHKPTADYVKKLREVLPAAFPEDVFYFQAADIVTQILNFGLPAQIDVRTVGYDKNNLSVARELRRRLAAIAGIVDAHLQQEVDAPAFYAQIDRTRAAQLGLNASTVATNINVSLSSSEQVSPNFWTDPSTGIPYYLAVQTPEYKVNSLNALGNTPVSTSLAVSGQTVPGMLSNVATFKRDKVATNSNQTNIQPVFDIYASVQGRDLGSVAADINKVTTELQKELKPGNSIQVIGQIQSMNDSFRNLGIGLVFAAVFVYLLMVVNYQTFGDPFVVILALPATLCGIVTMLFITGTTLNVPSLMGAIMAVGVASANSILLVTFAREQQLKGHTAFEAALSAGHTRIRPVLMTAAAMIVGMIPMAIGGAGEEQNAALARAVIGGLLFATPTTLLIVPYLFAMLRKGNDGKPHHGVFEDV, via the coding sequence ATGGGCATTGTTCGATTTGCGCTGCGGTTTCCGCACACCTTCTACGTGGTGGCGGCGCTGATCCTGTTTCTCGGTTTCGCCGCGATCCGCTCGATGCCGACGGATATTTTTCCGGAAATCAATATCCCGGTGGTGACTGTCATATGGCAATACACCGGTCTCACCACGCCGGAAATGGAACAGCGCGTCAGCACCTACAGCCAATATTCCATCAGCGCTAACGTCAACGGCATCAAGAATATGGAAGCGCAGACCCTCAACGGTCTGTCGATCCAGAAGATCTTCTTCCAGCCGGACGTCAATCTCGACCTCGCTATCGCGCAAATCGTGTCGGCGACCAACGCCATCCGCGCGCTGATGCCACCCGGCATCCAGCCGCCAATCGTCGTGCAGTTCAACGCGTCGAGCGTTCCGGTCCTGCAACTCAGTCTGAATTCGGATAGCTTGAACGAGCAGCAACTCTACGATTTCGGCATCTATCGCGTTCGGCAGCAACTGGCGCCGGTTCACGGCGTCACCCTGCCGACGCCGGCAGGCGGCAAATATCGTCAGATCATGGTGGATATCGACCCGGACAAGCTGCTGTCCCGGGGACTGACGCCGCTCGACATCGTCAACGCGGTCAATACGCAGAACCTGACACTGCCGTCGGGGACCGCGAAGATCGGCGACACCCAATACACCGTGCGAACCAACGCGACCCCGGCATCGATCAACGACCTCAACATGATCCCGGTCAAGTTTGCCAACGGCGCCACGATCTTGTTGAAGGACGTGGCGCAGGTCCGCGACGGATCGCTGGTGCAGCAGAACGTGGTGCGCACGGATGGCCACCGCTCGGTTCTGCTTAGCGTGATCAAGAACGGCAACGCCTCGACGCTGGCGGTCGTCAACGGCGTGAAGAAAGCCCTGGAAGCGACCCGCGCCGCCGCGCCGGCCGGACTCAAGATCACCGAGCTGTTCGACCAGTCGATATTCGTCACGAACTCGGTCACCGGTGTGCTGCGCGAAGGTGCCATCGCGGCTGGCCTCACCGCGCTGATGATCCTGATCTTTCTAGGCTCCTGGCGCTCGACGCTGGTGGTCATGATTTCGATCCCGCTGGCGGTCCTGTCGTCGCTCGTGGTGCTGTATTTTCTCGGCGAAACCCTGAACACCATGACGCTCGGCGGCCTCGCGCTGGCGGTCGGCATATTGGTCGACGATTCGACGGTCACCATCGAGAACACGCACCGTCTGTGGACCGAAGAAGGCATGCCGCTTTCGGAGGCGACCCTGCACGGCGCCGCTGAAATCGCGGTGCCGACGCTGGTTTCGACGCTTGCCATCAGCTGCGTGTTCACCTCGGTGGTGTTCCTCGACGGTCCAGCCAGGTATCTCTTCACACCGCTTGGGCTGGCCGTGGTATTCGCGATGCTGGCCTCCTACGGATTGTCGCGTACCCTGACGCCGATCACGATCGGCCTGCTGCTGAAGGGTGAACGTCATCACACGGAGGACGGAGCGCCGAGGGGCTTCTTCTCGCGGATGACTGCCGCATTCGACCGCGGTTTCGATCGACTGCGCGACGGATATGCGAAGCTTCTGGCAATGTTGCTTCGCCGGCGATTGATCGTTCCGATCGTCGCAATGTTGATGCTTGGTCTCGGCGCGGTGATGTTCTTGCTCGTTGGCCGGGACTTTTTCCCGCTGATCGACGGCGGCCAGATCCAGCTTCACGTTCGCGCTCCCGCCGGCACCCGCATCGAAAGCACCGAGGCGGTTTTTCAGGCGGTCGAGGACAAGATTCGCGAGATCATCCCGGAGAAGGACCGCACCTTGATCGTCGACAATATCGGACTACCGGCGCGATCCTACAATCTGGCATTCGCCGACGGCTCGACCATCGGCGTCAATGATGGCGTCATCCAGGTGGCACTCAAAGAGGGCCACAAGCCGACCGCCGATTACGTCAAGAAATTGCGCGAGGTACTGCCGGCCGCATTCCCGGAGGACGTGTTTTACTTCCAGGCGGCCGATATCGTGACGCAGATACTGAACTTCGGACTGCCGGCGCAGATCGACGTCCGGACGGTGGGCTATGATAAGAACAATCTCTCGGTGGCGAGGGAACTCCGTCGACGCCTTGCCGCGATTGCGGGCATCGTCGACGCGCATCTGCAGCAGGAAGTCGACGCTCCGGCGTTCTACGCCCAGATCGATCGAACCCGGGCCGCGCAGCTCGGCCTCAATGCCAGCACGGTGGCCACCAACATCAATGTCAGCCTGAGTTCGTCGGAGCAGGTGTCGCCCAACTTCTGGACCGACCCGAGCACTGGGATTCCGTATTATCTGGCCGTGCAGACGCCCGAATACAAAGTCAATTCGCTAAATGCGCTCGGAAACACCCCGGTTTCCACCTCGCTGGCGGTCAGCGGTCAAACCGTCCCGGGCATGCTCAGCAATGTCGCGACGTTCAAGCGGGACAAGGTCGCGACCAATTCCAACCAGACCAACATCCAGCCGGTCTTTGACATCTATGCCAGCGTGCAGGGCCGCGATCTCGGCAGTGTGGCAGCCGACATCAACAAGGTCACGACCGAGCTGCAGAAGGAGCTGAAGCCTGGCAATTCAATTCAGGTGATAGGCCAGATCCAGAGCATGAACGACTCGTTCCGGAATCTGGGCATTGGGCTCGTGTTCGCCGCGGTCTTCGTCTATCTGCTGATGGTTGTGAACTACCAGACCTTTGGCGATCCGTTCGTCGTGATTCTGGCTCTGCCGGCGACACTCTGCGGCATCGTGACGATGCTGTTCATCACCGGCACCACGCTGAACGTGCCGTCGCTGATGGGGGCGATCATGGCGGTCGGCGTCGCTTCCGCGAACTCGATTTTGCTCGTGACCTTCGCGCGCGAACAGCAGCTGAAAGGGCACACCGCCTTTGAGGCGGCGCTGAGTGCCGGCCACACCCGAATCCGTCCCGTGCTGATGACGGCCGCCGCCATGATCGTCGGCATGATCCCGATGGCGATCGGCGGCGCCGGCGAGGAACAGAATGCGGCGCTTGCGCGCGCCGTCATCGGCGGCCTCTTGTTCGCGACACCGACAACGTTGCTGATCGTGCCTTACCTGTTCGCCATGCTGCGCAAGGGCAACGATGGAAAGCCTCACCATGGCGTGTTCGAGGATGTTTAG
- a CDS encoding DUF1989 domain-containing protein, which translates to MTSSLIEIPARRGKAAFVSAGQMVTVINTHGEQVVDTWAFNRTDLTEFMSNEHTRAHSLHMVPRPGDILRTNKRRPILTLIDDTSGGVHDTLIAACDRYRYAFLGVEGYHDNCTDNLFAGMAELGLKPEEVPSPLNLFMNIPWSEDGTLGFAAPPRPVPGGYVRLRAEMDLVIAFSACPQDILPINGKAGRPVEAHFTIT; encoded by the coding sequence ATGACAAGCTCTCTTATCGAAATTCCAGCGCGGCGCGGCAAGGCCGCCTTTGTCTCGGCCGGGCAGATGGTGACTGTCATCAACACCCATGGCGAGCAGGTCGTCGATACCTGGGCGTTCAACCGCACCGATCTCACCGAATTCATGTCGAACGAGCATACGCGCGCCCACAGCCTGCATATGGTTCCGAGGCCCGGCGATATCTTGCGAACCAACAAGCGCCGCCCGATTCTGACGCTGATCGACGATACGTCAGGGGGCGTTCACGACACGCTGATCGCAGCCTGCGACCGCTATCGCTACGCTTTCCTCGGCGTCGAGGGCTATCACGATAATTGCACGGATAATCTCTTTGCCGGCATGGCCGAGCTCGGCCTCAAGCCCGAGGAAGTGCCGAGCCCGCTCAATCTGTTCATGAACATTCCCTGGTCGGAGGATGGCACGCTTGGTTTCGCGGCGCCGCCGCGGCCGGTGCCCGGCGGCTATGTTCGCCTGCGGGCCGAGATGGACCTGGTCATCGCGTTCTCCGCCTGTCCGCAGGACATCCTGCCAATCAACGGCAAAGCCGGAAGGCCAGTCGAGGCGCACTTTACCATCACGTGA
- a CDS encoding transporter substrate-binding domain-containing protein has protein sequence MTNYSFLRSNSPSRRLMLGALAALFAMPMLIGNAKAAGLDEIKKRGLIVATEDDFRPFEFVKDGKPTGFDNELIEDLRKFAPFEIKQEILPWTGILAGVSTGKYDVAITAAIITKERKKSLDFTSPIADATHYYVKRKDDKSISSIKDLNGKIVGVQAGSALLARLPELNTMLEKEGGKLGKIVEYTSYPEAYQDLALGRVDYVVNTIINLKTLVAEKPAVFEVGQAVSGKSFPAWAVAKDNTELLAFLNEFIAKEKANGRFAELQKKWFGEAFPDLPVSFEPEF, from the coding sequence ATGACAAACTATTCGTTCCTCCGCTCCAATTCCCCGTCAAGACGCCTGATGCTCGGCGCGCTGGCGGCGCTGTTCGCCATGCCGATGCTGATCGGAAACGCCAAGGCCGCGGGCCTCGATGAGATCAAGAAGCGCGGCCTCATCGTTGCGACCGAGGACGATTTCCGTCCCTTCGAATTTGTTAAGGATGGCAAGCCGACAGGTTTTGACAATGAGCTGATCGAAGATTTGCGCAAATTCGCGCCGTTCGAGATCAAGCAGGAGATCTTGCCCTGGACCGGCATCCTGGCCGGCGTTAGCACCGGCAAATACGACGTCGCGATTACCGCAGCGATCATTACCAAAGAGCGCAAAAAATCGCTTGATTTCACGAGCCCGATTGCCGATGCGACGCATTATTATGTCAAACGGAAGGACGACAAGTCGATTTCCTCGATCAAGGATCTTAACGGAAAGATCGTCGGCGTTCAGGCCGGCAGCGCGCTGCTTGCCCGTCTCCCCGAACTCAACACCATGCTGGAGAAAGAAGGCGGAAAGCTCGGCAAGATCGTCGAGTACACGTCCTATCCCGAGGCCTATCAGGACCTCGCACTGGGCCGCGTCGATTATGTCGTCAATACCATCATCAATCTGAAGACGCTGGTGGCCGAAAAACCGGCCGTGTTCGAAGTAGGCCAGGCGGTCTCCGGAAAATCGTTTCCGGCCTGGGCCGTGGCAAAGGACAACACCGAGTTGCTGGCCTTCCTGAACGAGTTCATCGCCAAGGAGAAGGCCAACGGCAGGTTTGCCGAGCTCCAGAAGAAATGGTTCGGCGAGGCGTTCCCGGATCTGCCGGTTTCGTTCGAGCCGGAATTCTGA
- a CDS encoding RidA family protein: protein MEPIFHLLPDAPKPVTPYSHAVECGPFVFVTGQLATDPDDDALPIPQGIETQTLKVMDNLARVLRGCGMTFANVVCARIFLTDFNRDYAKMNEIFSGYFIDGRRPARTTVGVTALARGGIVEIDMIAFRP, encoded by the coding sequence ATGGAGCCGATATTCCACCTTTTGCCCGATGCCCCGAAGCCGGTCACGCCATACAGCCATGCCGTCGAATGCGGGCCATTCGTTTTCGTGACGGGACAGCTCGCGACCGATCCGGACGACGATGCTCTTCCAATTCCGCAGGGCATCGAGACGCAGACGTTGAAGGTGATGGATAACCTCGCCCGTGTGCTCAGGGGGTGCGGGATGACGTTCGCCAATGTCGTTTGCGCGCGGATTTTCCTGACCGACTTCAACCGCGACTATGCGAAGATGAATGAAATCTTCTCGGGCTATTTTATTGACGGCAGGCGTCCGGCCCGAACCACGGTGGGTGTGACGGCGCTGGCGCGCGGTGGAATTGTCGAGATCGACATGATTGCCTTCAGGCCGTGA
- a CDS encoding amino acid ABC transporter permease — MSGADIAAIFGGAVVTVSLSLVGILIGLPIGLGLALIRWANVPIVARIVVLYVSVLRATPLVTLLLLLFFALPNIGVPINPISAAILALVMNTSAFNCEVWRSALMGFPKDQYEAAQSVGMRAGQRFRRIVLPQIVRVSLPGLVNEMSLLIKVTPVLAVVGVVDITRAAVRIGSETYEPLPPFLVAIALYAPIVFALVSLQRWIERRQLAVEAAA; from the coding sequence ATGAGCGGTGCCGATATCGCGGCCATTTTCGGGGGCGCCGTCGTGACGGTGTCGCTGTCGCTTGTCGGTATCCTGATCGGGTTGCCGATCGGACTTGGCCTCGCGTTGATTCGTTGGGCAAATGTTCCGATCGTTGCTCGTATCGTGGTGCTCTATGTCAGCGTGCTGCGCGCGACACCGCTGGTCACGCTATTGTTGCTGTTGTTTTTCGCACTCCCCAATATCGGGGTGCCGATCAATCCGATCTCGGCCGCGATTCTCGCGCTGGTCATGAACACCTCGGCCTTCAACTGCGAAGTATGGCGGTCCGCACTGATGGGTTTCCCGAAGGACCAGTATGAGGCGGCGCAATCGGTCGGGATGCGTGCGGGGCAGCGCTTTCGCCGGATCGTCCTGCCGCAGATCGTCCGCGTCAGCCTTCCCGGCCTCGTCAATGAGATGTCGTTGCTGATCAAGGTCACGCCGGTGCTGGCGGTGGTCGGCGTCGTCGACATCACCCGCGCTGCGGTGAGGATTGGCTCGGAGACCTATGAGCCGTTGCCGCCGTTTCTGGTAGCGATCGCGCTTTACGCGCCGATCGTCTTTGCGCTGGTTTCGCTGCAGCGCTGGATTGAGCGGCGTCAGCTCGCCGTCGAGGCCGCCGCATGA
- a CDS encoding amino acid ABC transporter ATP-binding protein translates to MAQSSKVLDVAGVSKRFGDVEVLCDVSFKVDKGETICVLGPSGSGKSTLLRCINWLERPDAGQIYLNGEQVGINGAGIVMGDRDLSKIRTRIGMVFQHFALWPHLTVLQNLMEAPVQVQKRPKAEVRDEALALLSKVGLLEKRDAFPAKLSGGQKQRVGIARALAMRPDLLLFDEPTSALDPELVGEVLVVMRDLAREGMTMVIVTHEMGFAREAATRVLFLDRGRVVETGSPDRFFSDPETERARQFLQRYAGDTANGRR, encoded by the coding sequence ATGGCGCAATCCAGCAAGGTTCTCGATGTCGCCGGGGTGTCGAAGCGGTTTGGCGACGTCGAAGTGCTCTGCGACGTCAGCTTCAAGGTCGACAAGGGCGAGACGATCTGCGTCCTCGGACCATCAGGCTCGGGCAAATCGACATTGCTGCGCTGTATCAATTGGCTGGAGCGGCCGGACGCCGGACAAATCTACCTGAATGGCGAGCAAGTCGGCATCAACGGCGCCGGAATCGTCATGGGCGACCGCGACCTGTCGAAGATCAGAACGCGTATCGGCATGGTATTTCAGCATTTTGCATTGTGGCCGCACCTCACGGTGCTGCAAAATCTGATGGAAGCACCGGTCCAGGTGCAGAAGCGGCCCAAAGCCGAGGTCCGCGACGAGGCGCTGGCGTTGCTCTCCAAGGTCGGGCTGCTCGAGAAGCGGGATGCATTTCCGGCAAAGCTGTCGGGCGGCCAGAAGCAGCGCGTCGGCATCGCGCGCGCGCTCGCCATGCGCCCGGATCTTCTGCTGTTCGACGAACCGACCAGTGCGCTCGATCCGGAGCTTGTCGGTGAAGTGCTGGTGGTGATGCGCGACCTTGCCCGCGAAGGCATGACGATGGTGATCGTGACCCATGAAATGGGATTCGCGCGCGAGGCGGCGACGCGGGTTCTGTTTCTTGATCGCGGGCGGGTCGTGGAAACGGGATCGCCGGATCGGTTCTTCTCCGATCCGGAGACAGAACGCGCGCGCCAGTTTCTGCAGCGTTATGCGGGTGACACTGCCAATGGTAGGCGCTGA
- a CDS encoding urea amidolyase associated protein UAAP2, translating to MTSLATTSAENDSVAAYTHDIPAERPWSRVLKRGQTLRIIDSEGQQAVDALLYCVGDPAERYSAQDTLRVQGSAYVDLGTQLVSNRGRVMARITADSCGRHDTSAGCCSCESNAVRFGEPTKYQHACRENFILELSKYGLSKRDIVANLNFFMNVPIDPSGNFTVVDGISAPGNYVDITAEMDVIFVISNCPQINNPCNGFNPTPIRVMITDPPSL from the coding sequence ATGACCAGTCTTGCAACCACATCTGCGGAAAATGACTCCGTCGCCGCCTACACCCATGACATACCGGCGGAGCGGCCCTGGTCGCGTGTGCTCAAGCGCGGACAGACGCTGCGGATCATCGACAGCGAAGGTCAGCAGGCGGTCGATGCGCTGCTTTATTGCGTCGGCGATCCGGCCGAGCGTTACAGCGCACAGGATACGCTGCGCGTTCAGGGGTCGGCCTATGTCGATCTCGGGACGCAGTTGGTCTCGAACAGGGGCCGCGTGATGGCGAGGATTACGGCTGATTCCTGCGGCCGGCACGATACCTCGGCCGGCTGCTGCTCTTGCGAAAGCAACGCGGTGCGCTTTGGCGAGCCGACCAAATACCAGCATGCCTGCCGCGAAAACTTTATCCTTGAGCTATCGAAGTACGGCTTGAGCAAGCGCGATATCGTCGCCAACCTGAACTTCTTCATGAACGTACCGATCGACCCCTCCGGAAATTTCACGGTGGTCGATGGCATCTCCGCGCCGGGCAATTATGTCGACATCACCGCGGAGATGGATGTGATTTTCGTCATTTCCAATTGTCCCCAGATCAACAATCCCTGCAACGGGTTCAATCCAACGCCGATCCGCGTCATGATCACTGACCCGCCTTCGCTATGA
- a CDS encoding efflux RND transporter periplasmic adaptor subunit: MSEIRVRLKNEVVEDRPDPEIDRVVTLPNVAPRRRRYGGALFGGSALLLLVGGLAIGGWRHYQAQLEVAATAQQSRTLVPDVRVAAVRASDSKITATLPATTTAFEAANIFARTSGYVEKRYVDIGDRVKAGALLADITAPELDHQITQAKATLTQDQATLQQTQASRDLAQVTNARDSNLVKQGWLTLQQGDNDRLTLQAQQAAVGVAQSNIAAQEAQIRILEQAKAYQRVVAPFDGVITQRNIDNGSLVTSGSTFMFTLMHPDVIRTQVFVPQDEAFGLGPGVDAVVRVPEIPDRSFPGKVTRIASALQPGSRTLLTEIDVPNPDGALSPGIYCTVELFIPRKTPSMIIPADAVVFDQNGQHVAVVENGTAHLQKITVARDFGTEVEVHDGVKPGDQVILNPMVNLVEGSKVAVRKTQTS; the protein is encoded by the coding sequence ATGAGCGAGATTCGTGTGCGGCTAAAAAATGAAGTTGTTGAGGACCGGCCTGATCCTGAAATCGATCGCGTTGTTACGCTACCGAACGTTGCGCCCAGGCGGCGACGTTACGGAGGCGCGCTGTTCGGCGGAAGCGCGCTGCTGTTGCTCGTGGGTGGCCTTGCAATAGGAGGTTGGCGCCACTACCAGGCCCAACTCGAGGTCGCGGCCACCGCGCAACAAAGCCGGACTCTTGTTCCCGACGTTCGCGTAGCCGCGGTCCGCGCCAGCGACAGTAAAATTACCGCCACCTTGCCGGCGACGACGACAGCATTCGAGGCGGCGAATATTTTCGCTCGCACCAGTGGCTACGTCGAAAAGCGCTACGTCGACATCGGCGATCGGGTCAAGGCCGGAGCGTTGTTGGCGGACATTACCGCCCCGGAGCTAGACCACCAGATTACGCAGGCCAAGGCGACGCTGACCCAGGACCAGGCGACATTGCAGCAGACGCAGGCAAGCCGGGACCTAGCCCAGGTTACCAATGCGCGCGACAGCAATCTGGTCAAGCAGGGATGGCTCACGCTTCAGCAGGGCGACAATGATCGCCTGACCCTGCAGGCGCAACAAGCAGCGGTGGGAGTGGCTCAGTCCAATATTGCCGCCCAGGAAGCCCAGATTCGTATCCTGGAGCAGGCGAAGGCCTACCAGCGCGTGGTAGCGCCGTTCGACGGTGTGATCACCCAGCGCAACATCGATAACGGCAGTCTGGTGACGTCGGGATCGACCTTCATGTTCACGCTGATGCACCCCGATGTGATCCGCACCCAGGTGTTCGTCCCCCAGGACGAGGCGTTCGGGCTTGGGCCCGGCGTCGATGCGGTGGTTCGTGTCCCCGAGATTCCGGATCGGAGCTTTCCGGGCAAGGTCACGCGGATCGCCTCCGCGTTGCAGCCCGGCAGCCGAACGCTGCTGACCGAGATCGACGTGCCCAATCCGGACGGCGCGCTCAGTCCCGGGATTTATTGTACCGTCGAGCTATTCATCCCCCGCAAGACTCCATCGATGATCATACCGGCCGACGCCGTTGTCTTCGATCAGAACGGCCAGCATGTCGCGGTCGTCGAGAACGGCACCGCCCATCTGCAGAAGATCACGGTCGCGCGCGACTTCGGCACGGAAGTCGAGGTGCACGACGGCGTCAAGCCCGGCGATCAGGTCATCCTCAATCCGATGGTGAACCTCGTGGAAGGCAGCAAGGTCGCGGTGCGTAAGACGCAGACAAGCTAG
- a CDS encoding urea amidolyase associated protein UAAP1 produces the protein MISAEAKKREISEANRRRYEQLRAAGQEARPKGLPEPTALNSIPIAKETVIGSEEVPADWYTTMRLRRGEALRIIDMSGTSSVAMIGWREEDTSERINCADTVKVQWSAALSKGRVILSDMGRVFVSLVEDTSGAHDTIVGGSTPASALAAFGVASRNTHENFLAAAAKVGLGLRDIPPCVSFFAPVSVDANGRFLWNADRKRPGDFVDLRAEMNVILVLSNCAHPLNPARPSLSGPVTLIRHRAPPAAPDDVCRTISPEIVRAFAFTDRLFA, from the coding sequence ATGATCTCGGCAGAAGCAAAAAAGCGAGAAATCTCGGAAGCTAACCGCCGCCGCTACGAACAGCTTCGTGCAGCCGGACAGGAAGCCAGACCGAAAGGGCTCCCGGAGCCAACCGCCCTGAATTCGATACCGATTGCGAAAGAGACAGTCATCGGCAGCGAAGAAGTTCCCGCCGATTGGTACACGACCATGCGGCTGCGCCGCGGCGAGGCGCTGCGCATCATCGATATGTCCGGCACGTCCAGCGTCGCGATGATCGGCTGGCGCGAAGAAGACACTTCCGAGCGCATCAACTGCGCCGACACAGTCAAAGTGCAATGGAGTGCCGCGCTTTCGAAAGGGCGCGTGATCCTCTCAGACATGGGACGCGTATTCGTGTCGCTGGTCGAGGATACCAGCGGCGCACACGATACCATCGTCGGCGGTTCGACGCCGGCTTCCGCGCTCGCCGCGTTCGGGGTCGCGTCGCGCAACACGCATGAGAATTTTCTCGCAGCCGCCGCCAAGGTAGGCCTTGGCCTGCGTGACATCCCGCCCTGCGTTTCGTTTTTTGCACCGGTCTCGGTCGATGCAAACGGCCGCTTTCTCTGGAACGCCGACCGCAAGCGGCCGGGTGATTTTGTCGATCTTCGTGCGGAAATGAACGTCATCCTCGTGTTGTCGAATTGCGCGCATCCGCTCAATCCTGCCCGCCCTTCGCTCTCGGGACCGGTAACGCTGATCCGTCATCGCGCCCCGCCGGCCGCGCCGGATGACGTTTGCCGAACCATATCGCCGGAAATCGTTCGCGCCTTCGCGTTCACCGACCGGCTATTCGCTTAA